One region of Helicoverpa zea isolate HzStark_Cry1AcR chromosome 24, ilHelZeax1.1, whole genome shotgun sequence genomic DNA includes:
- the LOC124642487 gene encoding uncharacterized protein LOC124642487, producing MSKVVMVGYLNEPVFFVILGTIALDIINNDYNYMKTKILEQRTQAKNERLRSDLQDLLMLLENRPLRFDLLPNLPLTTKLFLNCLSFFILNIIAVLQIRTFYS from the exons ATGTCTAAGGTGGTGATGGTGGGATACTTGAATGAACCAGTTTTCTTCGTCATCCTGGGTACCATCGCCTTAGATATAATCAACAACGACTATAACTATATGAAGACCAAAATTCTTGAGCAAAGAACACAAGCTAAAA ACGAAAGACTGCGGAGTGATCTTCAAGATTTACTAATGCTACTAGAAAATCGTCCGCTTCGATTTGATCTTCTGCCGAACCTTCCTCTGACAACAAAGCTATTTCTGAACTGTTTGTCATTTTTCATCCTTAACATTATTGCAGTTTTGCAGATAAGAACCTTCTATTCGTAA